In the genome of Dromiciops gliroides isolate mDroGli1 chromosome 1, mDroGli1.pri, whole genome shotgun sequence, the window GAAGAGGGTCCAGGGCTATGAGGGAAGCAGACATAGGTTAAGAGGAGTTTCAGAAGTCTTGAATTAGGTCAGTGAGGATGATTCAAGCGAGAACTAAGTCTTAGGGGAATCCTGCATTGCTGGTCTAGTTTTAGCTGGAATCAGAGGTCTGtgaccttcctcccctcccctcccctcccctcccctcccctctctctcgcCCTAGAGGAAGGATTGTATGTTATGTCATTCACTCGTTTTAGACTCTCCCTGCCCCTAACGTGGTTTGGGAGTCATTTATATTTGTTCTGGATATTTTCATGGGGATGCGTTCTCCTGGCTACTTACAGGAACATATGTGACTTGTCTAAAGGGCATACACACTGGGAAGACAAAGCAATCCCTTTCTTGGCCATTGAGAAGGAGCTGAATCTGTGtcattccatcttctgtctctttaactcactttctctgtctctctccctctctctctctgtttctctctccctctctttctgtctctctgtgtctctctttctctatctctcctctctctctgtctctccctctctctctccctttccctctgtctctgtctctgtctctgtgtgtctccctctgtttctctatctctctgtctctgtgtctctgtctttctgtctgtctctctctctttgtctctccgtTTCTGCTTCCCATGAGGGGTGGGAGATGGGCTACCCTTCCTCCTACCTAAGCAGAAATGGTGAATTCTAAGAAGCTAAAGGAGGGTTGGCCTAAGTGCAGCTGAGCATGAGCCTTGGGCCCCTGGATGCCTCTTTAGCTGTGTGTTTCTTCTGCGAACATAGGTAACTGAATAGTTATCCCAAAGTGGATGTGTTCAGTGTTGGAGACAACCTCATGAGTTTGAGAGGTCAGGAGATCCTGCTTCTTTCAGTTCAAGCTAACTGGTGTGAGGAGTGTTCTGCAAGTAACCTTTTCTTGGAGATGTTGACCACCAGCAAGATGAGTCCAAGCACTGGCCTAGTttgccaggagtcaggaagatcaaatccagcctcagacacttactagctgtgtgactctgggcaaatcacttaatctctagctcaggttcctcaacttttgttgtttgttgtttggtttttttttagtgaggcaattggggttaagtgacttgcccagggtcacacagctagtaagtgttaagtgtctgaggccgaatttgaactcaggtactcctgactccagggccggtgttttatccactgcaacacctagctgcccccggttccTCAACTTTCAAacgaagataataacagcacccaccccacaggttgttatgaggatcaaacgagatatttgtaaatcacttagcacagtgcctggtgtgtagcaggtgctatataaatatttattccctttcccttttcccttcccactATTGTTcctaatatatattttacattgagTAAAATATGCTTCACCCCTTTGGCTAGATGTGGGCCAAACTTAAGCTTTAAGTAATTTTCCCTAGAGTTCTAGGGAGGGTTCCTAAAGAAcatgaaagacagagaaaagagtgagagaatgtgaaagagaaagcaaaagaaagaggagagagtgtggaagagaggggaagggaggtgaaggaaggggaggggagagaagaggaggggagaggagaagagaagggaagagaggggaaggagagagggaacaggaggagcaggaggaggaggagagagagagacagagagacagacaaagacagagagagacagagagcatacTAGCTCCATTAAGCCCAGCAGTAGTTTTATTGTTAGACTTAAAAGTAGAGAAAAGAACAAGAGAGTGTCCTTTATTCTAGAGAGATGAAATGTTAGCTTCACATTGAGCCCGGGGGCTGGGGAAGTAAATTAGAGCAGCTGGGCGAAGTGGGAGAGTGATTTTGAACTGTTAGTGAGCTGGAATTGACATACCTCTAGAGATAAAAATCATAAAGTGGTAAGAAGAATCATctgtgaagggagggaaggatgaacttttcatttccattttgctGGACCGCAGTCTTTTGCTGGAGGGACTTTGAAAAGCAGAGCCACACCCCACCGAGGGAGGGGGAAGTGTGTTGCTTAGAAAGGGAAAGTCACACCCCTGAAAGTGAGTGAGCTTCCACAGAAGCTCCGTCCACGCTAAGGAGGTTTGAATAAATTGAATCCATATATTCAACCTATCCACTGGCTCAGTGGGTGATTGACAGCTCAGCCTGCCTAGCTCCCCAGCACCACCTATTGCTTACACACTGtagataaaataaatacagggtaatTTTGGGGAGAGGGCactgggggtttgggggggtgaggcaggaGAGGCCCCATGTAAAAGGGAgtgtttgagctgagttttgaaggaaaaagagattttatgaggcaaaggtgaggaggcaATGCATTCCTGACCTGGGGAGCAGCCAGGATGAAAAcagaggagatggagtgtcatgtttgGCTGGACCGGAGAGTTCAGTTCAGACTGTAGAATCTGGCTGAGCTGTAAAGCTGACCAAGGGGAGGAATATAAAACAGAACGGAAAACCTAAGTAAGGGTCAGGCTGTGAAGGATGTAAAGTCCAAGGAATGTTGCATCTGATTGGAAGACCAATagaaaaccactggagtttaacAGGTAGGGAAGTGGCATGGTCATAGCCCTGTACCTTAGCAAAACCACTTTGGCAGCcgtgtggaggataaattggactggggagaggcttgaggagCAAAACTACTTAGtaggggagcagctaagtggtgcagtggcaAGAGAACGAGTCCTaaagtcaggagaatctgagttcaaatctgacctcacatgctagctgtgtgaacttgggcaagtcacttaacttttttttttttaagactacttaggaggctattgcaataatacaTATGAGAGATGCTGAggatctgaactagggtggtgactgtgtgagtaaagagaaggagagaacatatggggaaaatgttgtggaggtagaagcaagatttggcaagtgattAGATATGAGCTGACTGAGAATGAATAGTAGAGTTGAtttaggtgactggaaggatgaccTTTGACAATAACAGGGAAGTTAGCCAAAGGGGATAGGTTTTGggtggaaagataatgatttttgAGCTATAAATCATAGCCCATTCATACCTGCTGACCTGTGCAAATAAGTCCATTccactgaaaatgaaaaatggaaggtTATTGCCCTGAGCCCTGAGCCAGTGGCCTACATGAAATGGTCAAGGTGGCAGGGTGTGGATATTCTAGGGGAGGGAGTAGATTTTCCCAATACCCTCTGCTCAGTTGGTGGGGGTTCTTAGCAGGAGTgtgtgtgttggtaaatgtttaagaatcaaacaatgaaaagaaaacatggcacaattttaagtttaatctgcattattgacatttttccatcacttaagtccagacaataaataaaacaataaatcaagccctgatttatactTTCTCATAATTTCCAAGTTATGAATGCTCCCACTGAAAATCTAATGATCTCATAAGCCCTAATGAACTACTGGTTCTTGCACATCCTAGGTTGAGGTTAGGTTATTATCGTCCTCAAAGACCGGACATTTGGCAGCCATGGGGAAAGGTTGGGAACTTGTAAAACAatgggccaggggcagctaggtggcacagtggatagagcaccggccctggattcaggaggacctgagttcaaatccgacctcagacacttaatacttaactagctgtgtgaccctgggcaagtcacttaaccccaattgcctcaaaaataaaataaaaataaaaacattaaaaaaaacaccaatggTCCAGGACAGAGTGGGGAAATATTGGATGATAATAGGTTAatggggtggtggggggggttgTATTAAAGAGTAGCCCCTCATTTGGCTATTGAAAGGAGGGTGGAATGTGACTCCTCTTCCCACCTTCTGATTGGTCTATTGGCTTCCCCTCAGGGCTCCTTTGGAGTACCTGAACGCTATTTTGAAGACCTGGAGTCCATTACATTAAATGAAGGAACAGGGATCCTgaaagatcttgacaggttaAAACACTGAGCAAAATCTACCTAAATAGGTCCTCATTATCTCAAGCtgcatttgtcttttaaaatgagTTTAATTAACATCCTTCAAATTTCTCCGTTGTTTTTGATGGTACCAAGCTTATAACCCAGgcattatctttgatttttttttcctttttttcatcacCCATATTCAATAAGTTGCCAAGTCCTAAAGATTCTACCTCTTTAATATCCGTTCCTCTTCTTTACTCACAGTCATTACTCTCATTCATGTCttaattactttattttacatttttcttttttattattatgaatttgatAAATGtcaaacacaaacatttctcaggcaaagaacagaaaaaagaggacTGCATAGGACACCATGAATTACTATTATGTAGTGCTTatactttttaaagtatatattcaatttaaaacctggaaagacttacatgaattgatgtatagtgaagtgagcagaaccagaagaacactgtacacagtaaacagcaatattgtttgatgaggaactgtgaatgacttagctattctcagcaatacaatgatccaagagaatcccaaaggactaatgataaaacatactatctgcttacagagaaaaaactgatattgattgaacacagactgaagcattctatttttcactttctttttttcttatatttgagttttcttattacaaaatgactaatatgaaaatgttttacataattgaacatgtataaccaatatctgattgcttaccacctcaggaaggggggaggcaaggggtgatagaatttggaactcaaaactttaaataaaaatgtttatttaaaaaataaagtatatattcAATTTAAGATGGTAGTGCTATCACTCCCCTGTTGTGTTGCCACtccttttgaacttccttctgctttcttccacgtattttttttttttgcaaggcaatgagggttaagcgacttgcgtaaggtcacacagctagtaagtgtcaagtgtctgaggccagatttgaactcaggtcctcctgaatctggggccggtgctttatccactgtgccacctagctggccccaccatgtatttttaaaatgtttcattaatactcatttatttgtctttttttggtaTCATTATCACTACCCCTCTCTCTTCCATAAGTTTATAATCctcacaaataataaaaactcttgtaacaaataaatgttGTCAAACAAAACCACACACCCACCAGTCATGTAAATGTACATCTCATTAGGTGCTTCTAGCCTATGACAtttctctgccaagaggtgggagaaataatttattaactgaccctctcccctctctaatcaaTCCATCTTCCGCATATCTGCTCAAATGATCTTCCTAAGACAtggatctgaccatatcacttcctTACCCAAAAACCTTCCATGGCTTCCTGTTGCTTTAAGGATAAAATACTATCTCCTTAGCCTGATATTCAAGGTCTTCCACAATCTCCCTTACCAGCGTTAGTTCACATTAACTCCCTTCATTTGTTCtgtgttccagtcaaactggactacCAACTATTGCCCAAGCTCAACATCCCACCTCCATACAGTCACACATTCCTAGACTACATCCCATTCCCATCTCTGCCAATCAGAATCTTTGCATTCCTTTGTGGACCAATCCTGGGTTCCACCTTATCTGCAAAGTCCTCCTGGGTTACATCATCAAATTACCTGGTATTATGTTAATCTGTGTACACGTTATATTCCCAGCCCTACATGGAGGCAGCTgaaattcaggaagacatgaattcactTACATAGAAACTTCCTAGCTGCAGGATCCTGGGCAAGGTGCATAACCTTTGCCACAGtttttccaactgtaaaatgggggtaatattaGTACCTGCCTCATTCAGgattgttggaaggatcaaatgaaataatgtttgtagagTACTTAGCGCAGTGCCCAGCatgtagtaggtgattaataaatgtttgttccctcctctcccttccctttgtctctccccccaatactattttaaaataaaggctATTTCTGATTTCAACTTTGTATCAGTGCAGGACAGTGTGCAGTATAGGCGTTTTATAAATACTGATTCTTTTGGGATCAAGTGGGCATTTAGTGAACACTATATTTGCATTGAAGGATGGAGTGATACAAACTAAGTTGTGAGAGACTGCACTCTTAAGGTGTGGAAGATGACAAAGTGATGggagacaagtcacttacccctcatgccccgaaaaaataaaataaaataaaagggacagctaggtagcacagccgataaagcacagccctggattcaggaggacctgagttcaagtctggcctcagacacttgacacttactagctgtgtgactctgggtaagtcacttaacccttatgccccacaaaaataaataaataaaatttaaatttaaattaaaaaataaaataaaaacaaagtgatGGGAGATTGTGGTGCTGTGTGGGAGGGGGCCTGGTTGTGACAGACCCACCTCTCTTTTCTGTACACCCTACTAGTACAGCACTACGGTCTCAGATGACTTCTGGGCCCTACAGAAAAGAGGTGAAAGGCAGTGGGGAACTGAACCTAAGGCTTTAAGCAGACAGTGAGCACAATACAACAGCGAAACTATTCAATACAAGAATCAGCTACAGGAATGAAAATGTTTATCATCCCAGAGAAGTCCTGATAGCcatcttcaaatacctgaagaatCCTCAAGTGGGTAGATGGAACTGGAGTATTTGTGGGCCCCCAGAAATTGGGGGAACATAATTAGGGGACTTGAGCcaatggcagagaaaagagacctccccaaccccctccagGAGACTGCAGAACCCTGGGGGAAGGGTAAAATGTACCACATCTGGCCTTCACACAGTgcgggagtggggggggggtcagagtTGTTCACTGCTGCAGTTATTGCCCTGACCCCCTAGGCAAGATCCTGGAGAGATAATGCCTTCCACAAATCTTCCCTTGGGTCTGTGGgtaggagtgggagggaggaatgCTTCCAGACTGAGCCCCTTCAAAGAAAAGCTAGGAAGGTAAAATGGGATGAGGACTGGGGAGGAAAAGTTAGAAGCTAAATACCACATCACATATGTAGGAGTACTGAAAGATCTTTTCTTGAATTTTTGCTATGCTATAAAAACCATGTCACTATTATATGTTGATTGCTGTCTGATATGGGAGGGGGGTTGTTCTGACCAAAAGGAGGGGTTTCAGATGTGTGTGCAGGGTAGTGTTTGGTGGGTAGATTTTTCAAGCACAGAGTGcatagacttttattttttaaattgttgtatgtgggggcagctaggtggtgcagtggatagaacaccagccctggagtcaggagtacctgagttcaaatccagcctcagacacttgacacttactagctgtgtgacctggggtaagtcacttaaccccaattgcctcacaaaaaaaagaaaaaaaaattgttatatagTCCCCTAGCCTCCtcagacacgtattagctgtgtgaccctgggtaagtcacttaagcccaattaccttaaacattcaAGGCCATCCATCTCTAGTCTccttatatcttgccactggacccagatggctctggaggagagagtgaggttggtgaccttgcacagccctccctcacttaaatccaattcagtgcaagtcatgacatcaccctgatgtcatggtcctcttatagaatgaaggacgaaccacaacaacaacaacagtcctCTAGCTTGAATTCAGACCCCACTTGCTGGCTGGCCTTTTTGGTGGCATGGGAGTAGTTTAAGCTTTTGCAGATAAATGCCCTCAGGTGGTGGGTGGAAGTACTGCAACTTTTTAATAAGGTTATAATTTGTACTTTCTACGGCCCCCAAGGTTCTTATAACAGcaatttattaggtgcctactatgtgccaggagctgtAGATAAAATTCTATCCGGGAAGAGGATATACTCCCACTATCCCAGAATCAGGTCAGCTATATCTTCCCCCTCAGACTCCTAGGGTTAGATTTAACTCAGAGGGATTTGGGGAAGTCTTTTCTCAAAGCCTTTGGCATGAGCCCCCATCAGTTGTGTTATTTCAGTGAATGACTAGCACCCCCGTTTCACTTAACCagttaatatcaattagctttgggtttttttttttttgttttttagtgaggcaattggggttaagtgacttgcccagggtcacacagctagtaagtgttaagtgtctgcggccagatttgaactcaggtactcctgactccagggccggtgctctatccactacgccacttagctgcccctatcaattaGCTTTGACAAGAGATATTTACTTGGAAGAGTTGTAGTAACAAAAGTACAAAcagttcaatcttttttttttttccattggagcattttatttgtatgtatgttttacacCCTTAGAAAAAGAATCCCAGGATTTTTCCTCCTGTGTGTTTTCGTCTTGCTTCCTCATGGTCCATGATGCCAGCGGAGGTTGTAAGCACAATGAATCCAAACTGACAGGATGGTAGCAGATTATTCTGCCACTTTTCCAGATCTTTCAATTGAACATCAAATCTGGGGCTGATTACACCACACTTGTTTAATCTGCCTGTGAGGTTCACGACAATTTTTCCTGCTCTGTGATCATCGATGATCTCAAATTCGCCAATGTAGCCGTGCTTCATCATCACAGTTAAGAACCTGACGATTACTTTAGAGCACGGCCTAATGAGAACCTGGCGTTTTCCTCGTTTTTCTGCATTGTTGATGCTTTTGAGAGCATCTGCCAGGACATTCATGCGCACCATGGTGGCGGCACTGCAAGATGGCGGAAAGAGCCAAACAGTTCAATCTTGTTGACATACTTTCCCCTACCTGAGAACAGGCTCAGATTTAGCAACATTTCTATGTAACATTGATCCCACGAAGTCAGATGTGGCTTGGCCAACAGGTGAGCCCTTATCTGGGCTACTACCAGGCTGGGTCTCAGAGGCCGCTCCTGAAGGGCACTCCTCTCTTTTCAGGTATTGATGCTGGCCTGGCTACATCACAGGCTCATATTCCTGGACTCCCGTAGGCACTCTCTCTTAAACTTTCAAAAGCTACAGGGCTGAAGCCTCTGGATTGATCTAGTTCACACACAATGGAAAAATACAAAtggcaaagaaaagggagagagatctGTTTTCACAGGACCACGTGTTATTCTCAGAGGGGAGAAGACTCAAAGCCTCTGCTCTGACAGCATTGTCTCTCACTAGACACCATCAGCAATGGAATCAGCCCAAAAGAGAGCAGCCAGACAGAATCTCCCATCTTCTTCGACACAAACTTTTTACCGGCATTACTCTATGGCATCAAGATCTGGAACATGACTGTCtctgaatgttaaaaatggtgCACAATCACCCCCTTGGCTAGTGGCTAGAACACAGTGCTACCAAACAGACAAATCAAATATAAACCTTGAATTAACCAAAAATAGTTCTCCCTCTTTGGATCATTCACAAAGTGGCATGCTAGCTTTCTGTAGGCTTAAGGAAAGTTATATCCCAGCGGATGCAGGTTGCTTCTGCTACATGAGGTATGACCCCAtgaggtggcacactggatagagagTTAAAGCTTATAGttagggtgcagtggataaagcactggccctgaagttaggaggacttgagttaaaatttcacc includes:
- the LOC122734786 gene encoding 40S ribosomal protein S15a-like, translated to MVRMNVLADALKSINNAEKRGKRQVLIRPCSKVIVRFLTVMMKHGYIGEFEIIDDHRAGKIVVNLTGRLNKCGVISPRFDVQLKDLEKWQNNLLPSCQFGFIVLTTSAGIMDHEEARRKHTGGKILGFFF